In Elaeis guineensis isolate ETL-2024a chromosome 1, EG11, whole genome shotgun sequence, a genomic segment contains:
- the LOC105036301 gene encoding LOW QUALITY PROTEIN: SUN domain-containing protein 4 (The sequence of the model RefSeq protein was modified relative to this genomic sequence to represent the inferred CDS: inserted 2 bases in 2 codons) gives MQRSRRALLQRRTALEKNVIAGKKCLYKVSLSVVFLSWVLLFLLSSLFSNGNGYIDGLGSLVGASVWQEAPSDSDDGLNSSDSEDTLASSDANSHNSVPNSPIAESEAVGSNIEVSVSKEDNLSTTGKEHVAEAVTESEIKVNKEAPFKNDRLSXIAPPGLDEFKSKAVTAKEKPISAQAGSVIHRVEPGGKEYNYASATKGAKVLAFNKEAKGASSILDKDKDRYLRNPCSAEEKYVVIELSEETLVDTIEIANFEHHSSNIKDFELLSSLVYPTDNWSDLGNFTAANMKHAQRFTLPEPKWARYLKLNLLSHYGSEFYCTLSVVEVYGVDAVERMLEDLIXVENKRLEPEEHKVEQKPLQEPTYTGDTYQKPVTETDDETKPENPKTKHDSSKNSVPNPVAETRPTQVGRIPGDVVLKVLMQKVQSLDVNFSVLERYLEELNSRYGHIFKDFDDDITAKDLLLEKIKLEMKNLQKTNDIFASNIGELLSWKILVSLQLDRLVEDNTILRSEIKRVQDHQFDVENRGLAVIFISLVFGCLAATRLVISILMIFCKLHNSEKFCSTNSAWLTLLLSSGIVASILVL, from the exons ATGCAGAGATCTCGTAGAGCTCTTCTGCAAAGAAGAACTGCATTGGAAAAGAATGTCATTGCGGGGAAGAAATGCCTATACAAGGTGTCTTTGTCTGTGGTTTTCCTTTCATGGGTTCTCCTTTTCCTCCTTAGTTCCTTGTTCAGCAACGGCAATGGATATATAG ATGGACTTGGTTCTTTGGTTGGTGCATCTGTCTGGCAAGAAGCTCCATCAGATTCAGATGATGGTTTGAATTCTTCAGATTCTGAGGATACATTGGCATCATCAGATGCCAATTCCCATAACAGTGTTCCAAACAGCCCTATTGCGGAGAGTGAGGCTGTTGGGAGTAACATAGAAGTTTCAGTTAGCAAAGAGGATAATCTATCAACTACTGGAAAAGAGCATGTAGCTGAGGCAGTCACTGAATCAGAGATAAAAGTGAACAAGGAAGCTCCATTTAAAAATGACAGATTAT CTATTGCTCCTCCTGGTCTTGATGAGTTTAAAAGTAAAGCAGTCACTGCAAAAGAGAAGCCCATTTCAGCACAAGCAGGCAGTGTCATTCACAGAGTGGAACCTGGCGGGAAGGAGTACAATTATGCTTCTGCTACTAAGGGTGCTAAGGTCTTAGCTTTTAATAAGGAAGCAAAAGGTGCTTCCAGCATCCTAGACAAAGATAAGGACAGGTACCTCCGAAATCCATGCTCTGCTGAGGAGAAATATGTTGTTATAGAGCTTTCAGAAGAAACTTTAGTAGATACTATCGAGATAGCAAATTTTGAGCACCACTCTTCTAACATAAAAGATTTTGAACTGCTGAGCAGTTTAGTTTATCCAACAGACAACTGGAGCGATCTTGGAAATTTTACTGCTGCAAACATGAAACATGCCCAAAGGTTTACTCTTCCAGAGCCAAAGTGGGCAAGGTATCTTAAACTCAATTTGCTCAGCCATTATGGTTCAGAATTCTACTGTACACTAAGTGTGGTGGAGGTTTATGGGGTGGATGCTGTTGAGAGGATGCTGGAGGATTTGA CCGTTGAGAATAAACGATTGGAACCTGAAGAACATAAGGTTGAACAAAAACCACTGCAAGAACCAACTTATACAGGTGATACCTATCAGAAGCCTGTTACAGAAACTGATGATGAAACAAAACCTGAAAATCCAAAGACAAAACATGACTCGTCAAAAAACAGTGTGCCCAATCCAGTTGCAGAGACAAGGCCAACACAAGTAGGAAGGATACCTGGAGATGTTGTTCTCAAGGTACTAATGCAGAAAGTCCAGTCTCTTGATGTGAATTTTTCTGTTTTGGAGCGGTATCTGGAGGAGTTGAACAGCAGATATGGGCACATATTCAAAGACTTTGATGATGATATTACTGCAAAGGATCTGCTTCTGgagaaaataaaattagagatgaagaATCTTCAAAAGACCAATGATATTTTT GCCAGTAATATTGGAGAGCTGCTGTCATGGAAAATCCTCGTTTCCTTGCAATTGGACCGGTTGGTCGAAGATAATACAATACTCAG ATCGGAGATTAAAAGGGTTCAAGACCATCAGTTTGACGTGGAGAACAGGGGTCTTGCGGTGATATTTATAAGTTTAGTCTTCGGGTGTTTAGCAGCTACAAGGCTGGTTATCAGTATTCTCATGATCTTCTGTAAATTACATAATTCTGAAAAGTTTTGTAGCACAAACTCTGCTTGGCTCACGTTGCTGCTGAGCAGTGGCATTGTAGCTTCCATCCTGGTGTTATGA
- the LOC105036715 gene encoding uncharacterized protein, with protein sequence MCVEDYVKEFEMLMMRCDLREPQGQTIARFLGGLNKKIADTVQLQSYVFFDDMIKLAVKVERQHKRDANKPNKTTNSSFLSPWSVPKTVLKQVENGDSNKQVTDAAKEKVKVENSQPLRRSQDIKYFKYLGYGHIASECPNKLVMFIRESQKEIESEDEVILEEVEKDYVEFADEGELLIIHRNLNLQIQVDDKQHENIFHTRCTIHDKVYGVISDGGSCTNMASTTLVKKLNLMTIKHLRPYKSQWLTDDSDVKVTKQIVVPFSIGKSYKDEINGKNIVLALLSPQQDQKDQFMIEKAKQVPGEEVSLPPQMKEILEEFTDVFLKELPKRLPPIRGIKHQIDLIPESILPNRSAYRCNLEEAKELQRQVADLLEKGYDQIPKRNVNIVADALSRRYALISLLNAKLMGFELIMDQYKGDPNFANIYEECEKGDVNGYYRHDGYLFKSGWLCILIVPFESFGERSSWWQINGSFWREKNIGDGKEHFYWPAMIRDVHHVIERCVTCKKTKSKETSQELYMPLSVPDQSWIDLSMDFMLGLPKTQRGKDSVRVVVDRF encoded by the exons ATGTGTGTTGAGGATTATGTCAAAGAATTTGAGATGCTGATGATGAGATGCGATTTGCGAGAACCTCAAGGACAGACCATTGCAAGGTTCTTAGGAGGCTTGAACAAGAAGATAGCTGATACGGTGCAGTTGCAATCTTATGTGTTCTTTGACGATATGATCAAACTTGCTGTTAAGGTGGAGAGACAGCACAAGCGTGATGCAAATAAGCCGAATAAGACTACCAACTCATCTTTCTTATCACCATGGTCCGTCCCTAAGACGGTTCTAAAACAAGTAGAAAATGGTGATTCCAACAAGCAAGTCACAGATGCGGCTAAAGAAAAAGTGAAGGTAGAAAATTCTCAACCTCTCAGGCGAAGCCAAGATATCAAGTATTTCAAGTATCTTGGTTACGGTCATATAGCCTCTGAATGTCCAAACAAGTTGGTAATGTTCATTCGAGAGTCACAAAAGGAAATTGAAAGTGAAGATGAGGTTATTTTGGAAGAGGTAGAAAAAGATTATGTAGAGTTTGCAGatgaaggagagctgttgattaTTCACCGCAACCTGAACCTACAAATCCAAGTGGATGATAAGCAGCATGAAAACATCTTCCATACCAggtgcaccatccatgataaggtaTATGGTGTTATAAGTGATGGGGGTAGCTGTACCAATATGGCTTCCACTACTTTGGTGAAAAAACTTAATCTAATGACTATTAAGCATCTCCGTCCCTATAAATCGCAATGGCTTACTGACGATAGTGATGTGAAGGTTACAAAGCAGATTGTAGTACCTTTCTCTATTGGCAAGTCCTATAAAGATGAGATT AATGGGAAGAACATAGTGTTGGCACTACTTAGCCCGCAACAAGACCAGAAGGATCAGTTTATGATCGAAAAAG cCAAGCAGGTTCCAGGTGAAGAAGTCTCCCTTCCACCGCAAATGAAGGAGATCTTAGAGGAATTTACAGATGTGTTCCTGAAAGAGTTACCAAAAAGATTGCCACCAATCAGAGGGATCAAGCATCAGATTGATCTCATTCCAGAGTCTATCCTACCAAATAGATCAGCCTATAGATGCAATCTCGAAGAGGCCAAGGAGTTGCAGCGGCAAGTTGCAGATCTTTTGGAGAAGGGTTAT GATCAAATACCAAAAAGAAATGTCAATATCGTGGCTGATGCACTTTCCAGGAGGTATGCTTTGATTTCATTGCTTAATGCTAAACTAATGGGATTTGAGCTGATTATGGATCAATACAAGGGCGACCCAAATTTtgcaaatatttatgaagagtgcGAGAAAGGAGATGTAAACGGCTATTACAGGCATGACGGATACTTGTTTAAGTCAGGTTGGCTGTGCATTCTAATAGTTCCATTCGAGAGCTTTGGTGAGAGAAGCTCATGGTGGCAGATTAACGGatcattttggagagaaaaaaatattggagATGGTAAAGAGCACTTTTATTGGCCAGCTATGATTCGTGATGTGCATCACGTCATTGAGAGGTGCGTCACCTGTAAGAAGACGAAGAGCAAAGAGACTTCACAAGAGCTGTATATGCCGCTATCTGTACCAGATCAATCATGGATAGATTTGAGTATGGATTTTATGCTTGGACTGCCAAAAACACAAAGGGGGAAGGATTCGGTTCGAGTGGTTGTGGATCGattctaa
- the LOC140854693 gene encoding uncharacterized protein: MREGERIVVECNQLGQPIKKAACLLTSFLGTVARRPQLCPLGYAKWNDMLPTYKVELLRVIESKFVLPPSTHDFVMKSLNRKWKEYRAQLKKDYMRQGMTEEEVARNCPPDVPPHQWMELVHYWFSERAQTYSAIGRAARAAQSVPHTSGSKSYARLRQEFEDEHGREPGQVEFYRMTHTHQDVLLFEMSREIYMRGLHLSLRSVTTSPQHLRSRAVSRPRSSQS, encoded by the exons atgcgtgagggcgagaggattgttgtggagtgcaatcagctaggtcagccaattaagaaagctgcctgcttattgacttcatttttggggactgttgctcggaggcctcagctatgtccgttgggctatgcaaaatggaatgacatgcttccaacgtacaaagttgagctcctccgagttatagag agcaagtttgttctccctccatccactcatgattttgtaatgaagtctctcaaccgcaaatggaaagaatatagagcgcaattgaagaaggactatatgagacagggtatgacagaggaggaggttgctaggaattgtcctcctgatgtaccccctcatcagtggatggagttggttcattattggttctccgagagggcacag acttattctgctattggtagagctgcacgagcagctcagtctgttcctcatacatcggggtcgaagagttatgcacgactccgacaggagttt gaggatgagcatgggagggaacccggacaagtggagttttaccggatgactcatactcatcaggatgtacttttgttcgagatgagtcgagagatttatat gagagggctacatctctcattgcggagcgtgacgacgagtccgcagcatctacgcagcagagccgtatcgagaccGAGGTCTTCACaaagttga